From a region of the Vanrija pseudolonga chromosome 2, complete sequence genome:
- the rbx1 gene encoding RING-box protein 1, with the protein MSAMDVDTPSSAVAKDKKPRFEVKKWNAVALWAWDIVVDNCAICRNHIMDLCIECQANQGAESEGCTVAWGICNHAFHFHCISRWLKTRQVCPLDNRQWELHRYGR; encoded by the exons ATGTCTGCCATGGACGTTGACACCCCCTCCTCTGCCGTggccaaggacaagaagcCCCGCTTCGAGGTCAAGAAG TGgaacgccgtcgcgctctgGGCGTGGG acattgtcgtcgacaacTGCGCCATTTGCCGTAACCACATTATGGACCTCT GCATCGAGTGCCAGGCCAACCAGGGTGCCGAGAGCGAGGGATGCACCGTCGCCTGGGGTATCTGCAAC CACGCGTTCCACTTCCACTGCATTTCTCGATGGCTCAAGACTCGCCAGG TCTGCCCCCTCGACAA CCGTCAATGGGAGCTCCACCGCTACGGCCGGTaa